A window of the Malaclemys terrapin pileata isolate rMalTer1 chromosome 6, rMalTer1.hap1, whole genome shotgun sequence genome harbors these coding sequences:
- the CAPSL gene encoding calcyphosin-like protein isoform X1, producing MPGTARHDRDMAVQAKRNLAKTTDPIERLRLQCLARGSAGIKGLGRVFRIMDDNQNRTLDFKEFLKGLNDYAVMIDKEEAHELFSIFDKDGNGTIDFDEFLVTLRPPMSNARKEVIMQAFRKFDKTGDGIITIEDLQGVYNAKHHPKYQNGEWTEDQVFRSFLDNFDSPYEKDGKVTTEEFMNYYAGVSASIDTDVYFIIMMRNSWKF from the exons ATGCCTGGTACAGCGAGGCACGACCGAGACATGGCAGTCcaggccaaaagaaacctggcCAAAACCACAGACCCAATTGAGAGGCTTCGGCTGCAGTGTCTAGCAAGGGGGTCTGCAGGCATCAAAGGACTTGGCAG AGTATTTCGGATTATGGATGACAACCAAAACAGAACCCTTGATTTCAAAGAATTCTTGAAAGGGTTAAATGATTATGCCGTGATGATAGACAAGGAAGAAGCTCATGAGCTTTTCAGTATCTTTGATAAAGATGGCAACGGAACAATAGACTTTGATGAATTTCTTGTAACATTAAGA CCTCCAATGTCTAATGCCAGAAAAGAGGTCATCATGCAAGCATTTAGGAAGTTTGACAAAACCGGTGATGGTATTATAACCATTGAAGACTTACAGGGGGTGTATAATGCAAAGCATCATCCCAAATATCAGAATGGAGAATGGACAGAAGATCAAGTTTTTAGATCCTTTCTAGATAACTTTGATTCACCGTATGAGAAAGATGGGAAG GTTACAACAGAAGAATTCATGAACTACTATGCAGGAGTCAGCGCTTCAATAGACACTGATGTCTATTTCATTATCATGATGAGAAATTCTTGGAAATTCTAA